Proteins encoded in a region of the Candidatus Nanosynbacter sp. HMT-352 genome:
- a CDS encoding GspE/PulE family protein: MDEDKIQARRREQDEEATRRRASILGLQYLDGREFEETLPLLKGVLTIEEMYKGRLVPLAFNEEDQSYRFGVTSQTSESLMKQMQSQYTENGKRIFFFLISGSAFRSIMLRFDPPKKVIYDNIEIAKEGDSDTLAQVTQTLASVGTNDVFNYLIDQADLLGASDIHIENQRESIRIRMRVDGALHTVAELSRDRYRVIMATLASRANISTASREPQSGHMQQEIHRDGASHVLNLRVEAVMTVYGLDLVLRLFNFDESMLNLDLLSISKKEREQIDEVISHPRGMLLMVGPTGSGKSTTLYSILNALNTQDRKIITLEDPVENTIPGIAQIPIDTTNGQRFADGLRSVLRLDPDVVMVGEIRDNETAKTAIQASITGHLVLSSFHANSTAAAFSRMIDMIGQNPIFSSAVRLVIAQRLVRRLWDDSKEEYEPDEATRKWVKEVLKDLPENVDCPDLDTFKLWRAVPTDDVPFGYKGRIPVMEQLVVSENIQKFLRGDVEDVHTEAIEKVAKEDGMVTLLQAGVLAALRGETTLEEVNRVI, translated from the coding sequence ATGGACGAAGATAAAATTCAGGCGCGACGCCGTGAGCAAGATGAGGAAGCTACTCGTCGTCGAGCGTCAATTTTAGGACTTCAATATCTTGATGGGCGGGAATTTGAAGAGACTTTACCTTTGCTTAAGGGTGTTTTAACGATAGAAGAGATGTATAAGGGTCGGCTGGTTCCGCTGGCTTTTAATGAGGAAGACCAGTCTTATAGATTTGGTGTTACGTCGCAAACTTCTGAATCGTTGATGAAGCAAATGCAAAGCCAGTACACTGAGAATGGCAAGCGAATCTTCTTCTTCTTAATTTCTGGTTCGGCGTTTCGGTCAATTATGCTTAGGTTTGATCCGCCAAAAAAAGTGATTTATGATAACATCGAAATTGCTAAGGAGGGTGATAGCGATACTCTGGCGCAGGTTACGCAGACTTTAGCTTCCGTAGGCACGAATGACGTGTTTAATTATTTGATTGACCAAGCGGATTTGTTGGGCGCGTCAGACATTCACATTGAAAATCAGCGTGAATCGATTCGAATTCGTATGCGTGTTGACGGAGCTTTGCATACGGTGGCGGAGCTTAGCAGAGACAGATATCGAGTTATTATGGCGACTTTGGCGTCGCGTGCGAATATTTCTACTGCTTCAAGAGAGCCTCAATCTGGGCATATGCAGCAGGAAATTCATAGAGATGGCGCATCGCACGTGCTGAATTTGCGTGTGGAAGCCGTGATGACGGTGTATGGCTTGGATCTGGTACTTCGATTGTTTAACTTTGATGAGTCAATGTTGAACTTGGATCTCTTGAGCATTTCAAAGAAAGAGCGCGAGCAAATCGATGAAGTTATTTCTCATCCGCGCGGGATGTTGTTGATGGTTGGTCCTACTGGTTCAGGAAAATCCACGACGTTATATAGTATTTTGAACGCTCTTAATACTCAGGATCGAAAGATTATTACATTGGAAGATCCTGTAGAAAATACGATTCCTGGGATTGCTCAGATTCCAATTGATACGACAAATGGACAGAGGTTTGCAGATGGGCTACGTAGTGTTTTGCGTCTTGATCCAGATGTAGTGATGGTTGGTGAGATTCGCGACAATGAAACTGCGAAGACTGCGATTCAGGCGTCAATTACGGGACATCTAGTGTTGTCCAGTTTCCACGCCAATTCGACTGCGGCGGCGTTTAGTCGTATGATCGATATGATTGGGCAAAACCCGATTTTTAGCTCGGCGGTTCGGCTGGTTATTGCACAGCGACTAGTGAGAAGATTGTGGGATGATAGCAAGGAAGAATATGAGCCAGATGAGGCGACCCGTAAGTGGGTGAAGGAGGTCTTGAAGGATTTGCCAGAGAATGTTGATTGCCCAGATTTGGATACGTTTAAGCTTTGGCGTGCAGTGCCGACAGATGACGTGCCGTTCGGCTATAAGGGGCGAATTCCGGTAATGGAGCAGTTGGTTGTAAGCGAGAATATTCAGAAGTTCCTGCGCGGCGATGTTGAGGATGTTCATACGGAAGCGATTGAAAAGGTCGCAAAAGAAGACGGCATGGTGACGTTACTTCAGGCTGGCGTACTGGCGGCTCTTCGTGGCGAAACGACGTTAGAGGAAGTTAACAGAGTAATATAA
- a CDS encoding TrmH family RNA methyltransferase: MNPEITLLVHNIRSTHNVGAIFRTAEGFGIKKIILSGYTPYPELSLCSKAPVCALIDGEIRSKDPRLPHIREKITSQIHKTALGAESLVPFEFYEDINDWIEKNKQTENLPIVALEQSKDSVMLSEFQPPEKFALLLGEEVHGITPELLDNCDFTVEIPMFGQKESFNVSVATGIALFGLIFPRMK; this comes from the coding sequence ATGAATCCAGAAATTACTCTGTTAGTTCATAATATTCGCTCGACGCATAATGTTGGGGCAATTTTTCGCACAGCCGAAGGATTTGGTATAAAAAAGATTATTCTTAGTGGTTACACGCCGTATCCAGAATTGAGTTTATGCAGCAAGGCACCTGTTTGTGCGCTTATTGATGGAGAAATTCGATCTAAAGATCCTCGCCTGCCGCATATTCGCGAAAAAATTACTAGCCAAATTCATAAAACTGCTTTGGGTGCGGAAAGTTTGGTGCCATTTGAGTTTTACGAAGATATCAATGACTGGATTGAGAAAAATAAACAAACAGAAAACTTGCCAATTGTTGCGCTAGAACAATCAAAAGACAGCGTGATGCTATCAGAATTTCAGCCGCCTGAAAAATTTGCGCTGTTACTTGGAGAAGAAGTCCACGGAATCACGCCAGAACTTTTGGATAACTGCGATTTCACTGTAGAAATCCCGATGTTTGGCCAAAAAGAATCATTCAACGTATCGGTCGCAACAGGAATTGCGCTGTTCGGACTGATTTTTCCGAGAATGAAATAA